TCGCATCAATCGGGTCTTCATGTAATCAACCTCCAGGGAATTTGTTAAACCGCTCAAATCAGTACGTTCAGGATAAACCCATTTAATTAAGCACTGGTTGATATCGTCTCAGCCTTTTCGAGTTCACCCAGGTACGCGCCCACGGCGTTCTTCAACCCCATTTCCAGCGCGTCGGCGACAAGCGCGTGGCCGATGGAAACTTCGAGTACGTTCGGCACGGTGCCGCAGAACACGGCCAGGTTGTCCAGGTTGAGATCGTGGCCGGCATTGACGCCCAGGCCGATCTGGTGAGCGTGTTCCGCCGCCCTGGCGAAGGCCGAAAGTACGGGCTGCATCTGTTTCTGGCCTGTCGCGAAGGCCACGGCATAGGGTTCGGTGTACAGCTCGATCCGGTCGGCGCCGATCTCGGGCACCCGCTCGATCTGGTCGAGGTCCGCGTCCATGAACAGGCTGACCCGGCAGCCGAGGTCCTTCAGTTCCGCGATGATCGGTTTGAGTCTCTCGGCATTGGTCTTCACGTCCCAGCCCTGGTCCGAGGTGAAGGCGTCCGGGTCGTCGGGGACCAGTGTAGCCTGCGTGGGCCGGGTCTTGCGGACGATCTCCATGACCTGGTGGAAGGGGTTGCCCTCGATACTGTATTCGATCTCCGGGTAGTCCTTCAGCAATTCGGCCAGGTCGTCCACGTCGCCGGGCGTAATATGCCGCTGGTCGGGCCGAGGGTGCACCGTGATGCCGTAGGCGCCGGCCTCGATCGCGATCCGGGACAGGTCCGTCACGCTGGGTATGCCGTGCAGGCGCGTGTTCCGCAGCAAGGCCACCTTGTTTACGTTGACACTTAGTTTAGCCATGGATCCTCCGGTTTCAGGCCACATGTCGAATAGACTTTGTATTCCCCTAAACTACAGTTTTCCTTCAAACGTTCCAAGGGGTGCAGCGTCGGTCCGGCCGCACAGTCGGCCTTGTGGTGCCGCGGGGCATCATCCGGGCATCCAGGGAGGCAGGGCTCCGTGCGCGGGCAGCCGGATGAACCGCGCGCTGTTGATGGCCGGGTGGCCCAGGATCTCGTCGATGGATTCCTGGGGCGGGACGTCGTCCAGGTTCAGCACGCCCACGGCCTTGCCGCCGGGCTCGTTCCCCAGCCTGCCGACGGCCATTTGTGCGATGTTCACCTTGTACCGTCCGAAGGTGTCGCCGATGGCGCCGACGATGCCGGGCACGTCGCTGTGGTGGAAGACCAGGAGGTTGCCGTCCAGGTAGGCCTCCATGCGGTGTTCGCCCAGGCGGATCAACCTCGGCATGTTGTTTCCGAAAACCGTTCCGTCGGCCCGGTACGTCTCTTCGGCGCAGTCGATCTCCACGCTGATGGCCGAGGAGAAGAACCCGGCCGCGCTGCGGGTCTGTTCCGTCAGGTGGATGCCCCGTTCCCGAAGCAGCATCTCGCCGTTGACGATATTGACCTCTTCGTCGAGGGCGTCCTCGAGCAGGCCCGCGCAGAAGGCGGAGGTGAGCAGGCGCGTGTTCTCGTCGACCACCTTGCCGCGGTAGGTAAGCCGGCACGCGCGCGGCCCCCCGCTGTGCCACTGGGACAGCAGGATGCCCAGCCGGTAGGCCACGTCGAGATAGCCGCCCAGCGTCTGGTACGTATTCGAATCGATGGTGACGGCGTTCACGGCGTGGCGGACTTCCCCGGTAACCAGGAAATTGACCAGGAGGTCCACGGCTTCCACCGCGACGTCGGCCTGCGCCTCTTCCGTGCTCGCCCCGAGATGGGGGGTGCACAGCACGCCCGGCATGTGAAACAGCGGGCTGTCGACACAGGGCTCCTCTTCGTAGACGTCCAGCGCCACGCCGGCCAGCTTCCCGGATTCGAGGCCCCGGACCAGCGCTTCCTCGTCGTAGATTCCGCCCCGGGCGCAGTTGATAAGCCGCGCGCCCGGTTTGAGCAGGTCGATCTCCTCGTGGCTCACCAGGTGGCGGGTCTCCGGCGTCAGCGGCGTATGCACGGTCAGGTAGTCCACCTCGGGCAGCAGGTCGCGCACTTCGTCGACGTACTCCACCCCCAGCTTGGCGGCTTGATCGGGCGAAAGAAAGGGGTCGAATCCGATGACGCGCATGGCGAAGGCCTGCGCCCGCGCGGCGACCTCCCGGCCGATACGGCCCATGCCGATGATGCCCAGGGTCTTGCCGGCCAGCTGGACCCCCGTGAACGCGCCGCGGTCCCACCGTCCTTCCATGAGACTCCGGTTCGCCGGCGCGATGTTGCGCGAAAGGGCTGCGATGAGGGTAAAGGTGTGCTCCGCCGTGCTCAGGGTATTGCCGGCCGGCGTGTTCATGACCACGATACCCTGCCGGGTCGCCGCGACCCGGTCGATGTTGTCCGTGCCCACGCCCGCGCGCACGATGCAGCGGAGGCGCGCGTTGCCTTTCAGCACGTCCGCCGTGATCTTCGTGTCGCTCCGGCAGATGGCGCCGTCGTATTCCAGGAGGGCGCCGCGCAGCGCATCGCCGTCCAGGCCGGTACGCACGTCGTGGGATACTGCGCTTGCCCCGGTGAGCCGTTCGAGCCCTTCCCGAGCCAGTTTGTCGAGGACGATAACGTGATGCATGACGCGCCGGGCACTCCTTTTACGATCGTGCTCAGACCCACCGGAAAAAAACGTAAAATACCTTGCGCCGGTGGTTCTTATCAACCTATTTTTCCAGAGGTAGTCTCGTATCTTCATTCCCACTTTGAAGCCCGTCAGACACTCATCAGGCAGGACCCCGCCCGTCCGCAACAGGTGAACTGCGGTACCTGCCTTAAGGACGAACCCCGTGTCCTCGTTCGTACACTTGCACAACCATACCCATTACAGCCTCCTCGACGGCGCCAGCCGCATCGAGGATCTCGCCGAGACCGCCAAAGCCTTCGACATGCCCGCCATCGCCATGACCGACCATGGCAATATGTTCGGCGCCGTGGAGTTCTACAAGACCGTCACGGCCGCGGGCCTGAGGCCGATCATCGGTTGCGAGCTGTACCTGGCCTCGGGCAGCCGGAAGGAAAAGCGCCCGGTCCGGGGCGGTGAACGGGCCGATCAGACTACTCATTTCGTCGTGCTCGCCAAGAACGC
This genomic window from Gemmatimonadota bacterium contains:
- a CDS encoding pyridoxine 5'-phosphate synthase gives rise to the protein MAKLSVNVNKVALLRNTRLHGIPSVTDLSRIAIEAGAYGITVHPRPDQRHITPGDVDDLAELLKDYPEIEYSIEGNPFHQVMEIVRKTRPTQATLVPDDPDAFTSDQGWDVKTNAERLKPIIAELKDLGCRVSLFMDADLDQIERVPEIGADRIELYTEPYAVAFATGQKQMQPVLSAFARAAEHAHQIGLGVNAGHDLNLDNLAVFCGTVPNVLEVSIGHALVADALEMGLKNAVGAYLGELEKAETISTSA
- a CDS encoding phosphoglycerate dehydrogenase, coding for MHHVIVLDKLAREGLERLTGASAVSHDVRTGLDGDALRGALLEYDGAICRSDTKITADVLKGNARLRCIVRAGVGTDNIDRVAATRQGIVVMNTPAGNTLSTAEHTFTLIAALSRNIAPANRSLMEGRWDRGAFTGVQLAGKTLGIIGMGRIGREVAARAQAFAMRVIGFDPFLSPDQAAKLGVEYVDEVRDLLPEVDYLTVHTPLTPETRHLVSHEEIDLLKPGARLINCARGGIYDEEALVRGLESGKLAGVALDVYEEEPCVDSPLFHMPGVLCTPHLGASTEEAQADVAVEAVDLLVNFLVTGEVRHAVNAVTIDSNTYQTLGGYLDVAYRLGILLSQWHSGGPRACRLTYRGKVVDENTRLLTSAFCAGLLEDALDEEVNIVNGEMLLRERGIHLTEQTRSAAGFFSSAISVEIDCAEETYRADGTVFGNNMPRLIRLGEHRMEAYLDGNLLVFHHSDVPGIVGAIGDTFGRYKVNIAQMAVGRLGNEPGGKAVGVLNLDDVPPQESIDEILGHPAINSARFIRLPAHGALPPWMPG